The Nitrospirota bacterium nucleotide sequence CCGTTCGTCCTTTCCGCGGTGAAAGAGCGGCTTCGTATGCCCGGGGGCCTTTCAAGCAGTCCCGTACTGACGACCGTCATACCCCCGGACACCCCGCATCAATAAAATAGAAGACATGCAGAACGCAAGGCGCCGGTATCTCAGGCGTTTGAGATATGCCGTTCAGTGGGGGGTCTTCGCCCTCGTCCTCCAAGGCGGGGTGCAGTTTTACTTCTTTGCCGGGCACTTCATCAGCGGCGGCGCACCGGTGGAGCGCCCTCCGCTAGTGGATGGCTTCCTGCCCATCGGCGCGCTCATGTCTCTCAGGCTGTGGGTGCAGAAGGGCGTTTTCGACCCGGTGCACCCGGCCGCCCTGGTGATTTTCCTGGCCGCCCTGGCAACCTCCGCTCTTATGAAGAAGAGTTTCTGCGGCTGGGTCTGCCCCGTGGGGGCTCTGTCGGAGCAGGCCTACCGCCTGGGCGGCAGGCTTTTCGGTCGGAATTTCCGGCTTCCCGGTTATCTGGACTATTCCCTCCGCTTGGTAAAGTACCTGCTCCTGGGGTTTTTCCTCTACGCCGTACTCGTCAAAACACCCCTTGAGGGGATTGTTCAGTTCGTCCACACCCCGTACTGGAAGGTGGCGGACGTGAAAATGCTTCATTTCTTTACCGAAATGACCGCTTTCACCGGGGCGGTTCTGGGCGGGCTCGTGGCCCTCTCCCTCTTTTACCGCAATTTCTGGTGCCGCTACCTCTGTCCCTACGGAGCGCTTACCGGCCTTTTGAGCTGTCTGAGCCCCGCGAAGGTGTCGCGAAACGAGGAGGCCTGTAGCCGGTGCGGCCTGTGTAGCAAGACCTGCCCGAGCCACCTGCCCGTGGACCGGAAAAGAAGGGTCCGCTCTCCCGAGTGCTCGGGCTGCCTGACCTGCGTAAGCGTCTGCCCCGCCAGGGACGCCCTCGATGCGGCCCTTCCCCGCCGGAGGACCGTGACGCCGCTCCTTTATGCCGGCCTCGTCCTCGCCCTCTTTTTCGGCATCGTGGGGGCGGCGAAACTGACCGGGCACTGGCAGTCCACCGTCACCTACCGGGAGTGCCAGGTCCTGGTGCCCCTGGCCGACCGCTTCGGCCATCCCTGAGGGGCGTCCTTACCGCTGCCCGTTTCCTTTGGGGTTGGAGGCCGGGCCCCTTGGTCGCCGGCGGCCGAGCCCCCCTTGGTCGCCGGCGGCCGAGCCCCCCTTGGTCGCCGGGGCCGAGCCCCCCTTCACGAATGGGAATGCAGTGCTATAATCTGAGGTATGTCCAGGCGCGTGCTCATGATGTCTCTAAAGCTGCTCCTTGGAGTGCTGATTTCTGTTGTGCTCACCGGATGGGCTCCGCCCGCCGGGAGCGTGGAGGCGAAGATGGCTGAGCTGGTCCTTGTCAGTCCCATGTTCGGCAACAACGGGTTCATTCCCAAGAAGTATACGTGTCAGGGGAAGGACGTGAACCCGCCGCTCGCGGTTGAGAAGGTCCCCGACGGCACCAAGTCCCTGGCCCTTATCGTCGACGACCCGGACGCCCCGGCAGGCACCTGGGTGCACTGGGTGGTCTGGGACATCGCCCCCGAGACACGGGAGATTCCCGAGGACACCGTCCCCCCGCAAGCCAAGCAGGGGATGAACGACTTCAAGAAGCGCGAATACGGCGGTCCGTGCCCGCCCTCCGGCACCCACCGCTATTTCTTCAAGCTCTACGCCCTGGACAATTTCCCGGAGCCCGGCGGCAAGGGGACCAAGCCCGACCTGCTGAGGGCCATGAGGGAGCACATCATCGCCGAGGCCGAGCTGGTCGGCCTTTACCGGAAGGAGTAACCCCCGGCGGGGCAAGAGCCCCGGAAGAGCGGAAGCCCCCCGTCCCCGCGCCTTTCGCACGCGAAGAAGGCAAGGGCTTATAATGGATAGCGGGGCCCTCTGCCGTGAACATGTTCATTATCGATTCGGAAGCTTTCATCCGCCTGGGCGCCTTCCTGGGGGTGCTCACGGCCATGGCCGGATGGGAGCTCCAGAGGCCGAAGCGCAGCCTTCGGACCTCAAAGGCCCGAAGGTGGTTCTACAACCTCGCCGTGACATTTCTGAACGCCGGCACGCTCCGCCTTCTCTTCCCGGTGACGGCCGTCTGGGTGGCCATGGACGCGCGGGGACGGGGGCTGGGACTCTTCAACGCCGTCCCCCTTCCCGAACTCTGGGCGGGCGTCCTTTCGGTGTTGCTGCTGGACCTCACCGTATACGCACAGCACGTAGTCTTCCACTACGTCAGGCCCATCTGGCGGCTTCACGTGGTGCACCACACGGACCTGGATATCGACGTGACCACCGGGGCCCGGTTTCACCCCCTGGAGATAGTGCTTTCCATGGGCATCAAGATGGGGGCCATCCTGGCACTGGGAGCGCCTCCGTGGTCCGTGGTGCTCTTCGAGGTTCTGCTGAACGCCACAAGCATGTTCAACCACTCCAACGTGGACATTCCCTTGGGCGCCGACCGCCTGGCACGGCTTTTCGTGGTTACGCCGGACATGCACAGGGTCCACCATTCCGTCGTCCGCAGGGAGATGA carries:
- a CDS encoding 4Fe-4S binding protein, whose protein sequence is MQNARRRYLRRLRYAVQWGVFALVLQGGVQFYFFAGHFISGGAPVERPPLVDGFLPIGALMSLRLWVQKGVFDPVHPAALVIFLAALATSALMKKSFCGWVCPVGALSEQAYRLGGRLFGRNFRLPGYLDYSLRLVKYLLLGFFLYAVLVKTPLEGIVQFVHTPYWKVADVKMLHFFTEMTAFTGAVLGGLVALSLFYRNFWCRYLCPYGALTGLLSCLSPAKVSRNEEACSRCGLCSKTCPSHLPVDRKRRVRSPECSGCLTCVSVCPARDALDAALPRRRTVTPLLYAGLVLALFFGIVGAAKLTGHWQSTVTYRECQVLVPLADRFGHP
- a CDS encoding YbhB/YbcL family Raf kinase inhibitor-like protein, whose protein sequence is MAELVLVSPMFGNNGFIPKKYTCQGKDVNPPLAVEKVPDGTKSLALIVDDPDAPAGTWVHWVVWDIAPETREIPEDTVPPQAKQGMNDFKKREYGGPCPPSGTHRYFFKLYALDNFPEPGGKGTKPDLLRAMREHIIAEAELVGLYRKE
- a CDS encoding sterol desaturase family protein, with product MFIIDSEAFIRLGAFLGVLTAMAGWELQRPKRSLRTSKARRWFYNLAVTFLNAGTLRLLFPVTAVWVAMDARGRGLGLFNAVPLPELWAGVLSVLLLDLTVYAQHVVFHYVRPIWRLHVVHHTDLDIDVTTGARFHPLEIVLSMGIKMGAILALGAPPWSVVLFEVLLNATSMFNHSNVDIPLGADRLARLFVVTPDMHRVHHSVVRREMNSNFGFNLPWWDRLFGTYRAQPERGHQGMVIGHANFRDAERLKLRHILSLPFTAKRQYL